From a region of the Mercurialis annua linkage group LG1-X, ddMerAnnu1.2, whole genome shotgun sequence genome:
- the LOC126678800 gene encoding pumilio homolog 12-like: MAQQNGDSLFPSMPFDPSIFHSRNTPSSSSLSSLRHPHHLLSQTSTTQNPYSNTQDIESLFSRLNVDAPLGSVLNRPFMGTQASGVQDYDMALQFSNLNHYSGVNSSAYLGLPPDYCSTSTSSILENFVNDSVQFPWRGGIISNGLPSKPPRNSSKPYWLQEEPCGLSALEYNYMRGPLSLYYLMGNIVRLAKDQKHCRLVQKALDNVTPEETHMVLLEIIDSICELMPHPFGNFVVQKLVEVCTEEQRLMILLAITETEKQLFRICLDVHGTRALMKLLESIATHQGSVTSRQQVSVVMSAISRDAIDFAKDTNGHHIIKYCLDHFLPEDYKYLLRVVAHSCFDIATDKSGCCILQYCVDLSSGDARDLLVVKITEIALPLAHDRYGNYVVQHLLGLRIPEITASLLRQLEGSFVALACDKYGSNVVEKCLVDSRVEQSTQIVLELLRSSSFPMLLVHPYGNFVIQSALKISKGLVLRLLLKVIGLNIPRMRSNMYGKKVIYCLQKERLIPEI, translated from the exons ATGGCTCAGCAAAACGGCGATTCTTTATTTCCGTCGATGCCGTTTGATCCGTCAATTTTTCATTCAAGAAACACACCATCCTCATCCTCATTATCATCTCTCCGTCACCCACACCATCTTTTATCTCAAACTTCCACTACCCAAAACCCTTATTCTAATACTCAAGACATTGAATCTTTATTTTCTCGCCTTAATGTCGACGCCCCCCTCGGGTCGGTTTTAAATCGTCCATTTATGGGTACTCAGGCTTCTGGTGTTCAAGATTATGATATGGCACTACAGTTTAGTAACCTCAACCACTACAGCGGTGTAAATTCTTCCGCGTATCTTGGATTACCGCCAGATTACTGCTCTACAAGTACAAGcagtattttggaaaattttgtaaatgattCAGTTCAGTTCCCCTGGAGAGGAGGTATTATTTCAAATGGCTTGCCATCGAAACCACCCCGAAATTCTAGCAAGCCTTATTGGTTACAGGAAGAGCCTTGTGGATTGTCAGCTTTGGAGTATAATTATATGAGGGGTCCTTTGAGTTTGTATTATTTGATGGGAAATATTGTGCGTTTAGCTAAGGATCAAAAGCACTGTAGGTTAGTGCAGAAGGCTCTTGATAATGTAACACCTGAGGAAACTCATATGGTACTTTTAGAGATTATTGATTCTATATGTGAATTGATGCCACACCCGTTTGGGAATTTTGTTGTACAAAAGCTTGTTGAGGTGTGTACTGAGGAACAGAGGCTTATGATTTTGTTGGCAATTACTGAAACTGAAAAGCAACTTTTTAGGATTTGTCTCGACGTGCATGG AACTCGCGCTTTAATGAAGCTGTTGGAAAGCATTGCCACCCATCAAGGCTCTGTTACTTCTAGACAGCAAGTTTCTGTAGTTATGTCAGCTATAAGCAGAGATGCAATTGATTTTGCTAAGGACACAAATGGCCACCATATCATCAAGTATTGCTTGGACCATTTCTTACCTGAAGACTACAAG TATCTTCTGAGAGTGGTGGCACATAGCTGCTTTGATATTGCAACAGATAAAAGTGGATGTTGTATACTTCAGTACTGTGTTGATCTCTCTTCAGGAGATGCAAGAGACCTTCTGGTGGTTAAGATTACAGAGATCGCTCTCCCTCTAGCACATGATAGATACGG CAACTATGTAGTACAGCATTTGTTAGGATTGAGGATCCCAGAAATCACAGCAAGTCTTCTCAGACAACTTGAAGGGAGTTTTGTAGCTCTTGCGTGTGATAAGTATGGCAGCAATGTTGTGGAGAAATGCCTGGTCGATTCAAGAGTGGAGCAATCTACTCAAATTGTTTTAGAGTTGCTTAGAAGTTCGAGTTTTCCAATGCTATTGGTGCATCCGTATGGGAACTTTGTTATCCAGTCTGCACTTAAAATATCTAAG GGTCTAGTTCTGAGACTTTTGCTGAAAGTGATTGGGCTAAACATTCCCAGAATGCGCAGCAACATGTATGGAAAAAAGGTAATATATTGTCTCCAGAAAGAGAGGCTAATACCTGAGATATGA
- the LOC126664743 gene encoding aspartic proteinase 36 yields MSPPSCSNITIHLYPLILLILLRTVVVLSAADLNSNQTRRPMVIPLHLSTSNISNHRTGDYHRRQLQNSDLPNAHMRLYDDLLSNGYYTTRLFIGTPPQEFALIVDTGSTVTYVPCSTCEQCGKHQDPRFQPDSSSTYKPMKCNPSCNCDDEGKQCTYERRYAEMSSSSGVLAEDVLSFGNESDLTPQRAVFGCETMETGDLFSQRADGIMGLGRGRLSVVDQLVEKEVVSDSFSLCYGGMNVGGGAMVLGSISPPSDMVFTHSDPYRSPYYNIELKELHVAGKRLKLNPRIFDGKHGTVLDSGTTYAYLPEEAFLSFKDAVMKEIKFLKQIHGPDPNYNDICFSGAGRDVSQLSKIFPEVNMVFNNGQKLYLSPENYLFRHTKVSGAYCLGIFQNGKDPTTLLGGIVVRNTLVTYDRENDKIGFWKTNCSELWKRLQVPGAPAPAPAVYPSGSGSEGLPPTQAPSGSSPDFLPGEIRIGIITFDMLINVTNSDMKPNLTEVAEFIAHELQVDNLQVHMLNFTSERNSYRVRWGIFPAQSAEYISSATAMNIILQLKDHRLHFPEKFGSYQLVEWKIEPPRKRTWWHKHLLAVVAGAASIVLVSLLSIGIWMVWRHRQRALGTYEAVGGIVPEQELQPLSS; encoded by the exons ATGTCTCCGCCGTCGTGTTCTAACATCACAATCCACCTTTATCCTCTAATATTGTTGATCCTCCTCCGTACCGTGGTCGTTTTATCAGCTGCCGATTTAAACTCCAATCAGACCCGGCGGCCGATGGTAATTCCTCTCCATCTTTCAACGTCTAACATTTCTAATCATCGCACTGGTGACTACCACCGCCGTCAACTCCAGAATTCCGACCTACCTAACGCTCATATGCGACTCTACGATGATCTCCTCTCCAACGG TTATTATACAACGCGGCTGTTTATTGGTACTCCACCGCAAGAATTCGCTCTAATTGTAGATACTGGAAGTACTGTGACCTATGTTCCCTGCTCTACGTGTGAACAGTGCGGCAAGCATCAG GATCCGAGGTTTCAACCGGATTCGTCTAGCACTTATAAACCGATGAAATGTAACCCTAGTTGTAACTGTGATGATGAAGGAAAGCAATGCACTTACGAAAGGCGGTATGCTGAGATGAGCTCTAGTAGtggtgtgcttgccgaggatgTTCTTTCTTTTGGAAACGAAAGTGATCTCACGCCTCAGCGTGCTGTTTTTGGTTGTGAAACTATGGAAACTGGTGACCTTTTCAGCCAACGTGCTGATGGAATAATGGGGTTGGGTCGTGGTCGGCTCAGTGTTGTTGATCAGCTTGTCGAAAAAGAGGTTGTTAGTGATTCGTTTTCTTTATGTTATGGTGGAATGAATGTTGGTGGTGGTGCTATGGTTCTCGGTAGTATATCTCCACCCTCTGATATGGTTTTCACTCATTCCGATCCCTATCGCAG TCCTTATTACAATATTGAACTGAAGGAATTACATGTTGCTGGGAAACGGTTGAAGTTAAACCCAAGAATCTTTGACGGAAAGCATGGAACAGTTTTGGACAGTGGTACTACATATGCTTACCTTCCAGAAGAAGCTTTTCTTTCATTTAAGGATGCT GTCATGAAAGAAATCAAATTCCTGAAACAGATCCATGGTCCTGATCCAAATTATAATGATATTTGCTTTTCTGGTGCCGGAAG GGATGTTTCTCAACTATCAAAAATATTTCCAGAGGTTAATATGGTATTCAACAATGGTCAAAAGCTGTATTTGTCTCCAGAGAACTACCTCTTCCGG CATACGAAGGTTAGTGGTGCATACTGCTTGGGAATTTTCCAGAATGGAAAGGATCCAACAACTCTTTTAGGAG GAATTGTCGTGCGGAACACTCTTGTAACCTATGATCGGGAGAACGATAAGATTGGTTTTTGGAAAACTAATTGCTCTGAACTATGGAAGAGGCTGCAAGTTCCTGGTGCTCCTGCTCCTGCACCTGCAGTTTATCCTAGTGGTAGTGGAAGTGAAGGCCTTCCTCCTACGCAAGCCCCGAGTGGATCGTCTCCTGATTTCTTACCAG GTGAAATTCGAATCGGGATTATAACATTTGATATGTTGATAAATGTCACCAACTCTGACATGAAGCCTAACTTAACAGAAGTGGCAGAATTCATTGCCCATGAGTTGCAAGTTGATAATTTACAA GTTCATATGTTGAATTTCACCTCAGAAAGGAATAGTTATCGTGTCAGATGGGGCATCTTCCCTGCACAATCTGCAGAATACATTTCTAGTGCCACAGCTATG AACATAATTTTGCAGTTGAAGGATCACCGATTGCATTTTCCTGAGAAATTTGGTAGCTATCAGTTGGTTGAATGGAAGATTGAGCCCCCAAGAAAGCG GACATGGTGGCATAAACACTTGTTAGCAGTGGTTGCCGGAGCTGCGAGCATTGTGCTTGTTAGTTTATTAAGTATTGGGATATGGATGGTGTGGAGGCATAGACAACGAGCTTTAGGTACATATGAGGCTGTTGGTGGCATTGTTCCTGAACAAGAGCTCCAACCATTATCATCTTAA
- the LOC126664382 gene encoding metal transporter Nramp2-like codes for MNSQSGEEDPREGNKNIKQDESSRLLPSTPTSQSSATTTTGEEEEEAAFEAREKILIVDADGHHSTESIDYVPPFSWKKLWLFTGPGFLMSIAFLDPGNLEGDLQAGAIAGYKLLWLLMWATVMGLLIQMLSARVGVATGKHLAELCREEYPNWARLILWFMAEVALIGADIQEVIGSAIAIHILSNGFLPLWAGVVITALDCFMFLFLENYGVRKLEAAFAVLIATMAISFAWMFADTKPSGKQLIMGILIPRLSSKTIRQAVGVVGCVIMPHNVFLHSALVQSRKIDPQKKGRVQEALNYYLIESSIALFISFMINLFVTTVFAKGFYGTKQANSIGLVNAGQYLQEKYGGGHFPILYIWGIGLLAAGQSSTITGTYAGQFIMGGFLNLRLKKWLRALITRSFAIVPTMIVALVFNKSEASLDILNEWLNVLQSIQIPFALIPLLTLVAKEQVMGSFKITPIFERLAWTVAILVMLINGYLLLDFFISEVKGLLFGFLACTGTVAYVSFIIYLVSHGTTVSSTWLSLELSKRNPYAGN; via the exons ATGAATTCCCAATCCGGAGAAGAAGATCCCAGAGAAGGAAATAAGAACATAAAACAAGATGAATCTAGCCGTCTATTACCATCAACGCCGACATCTCAATCGTCAGCAACAACAACAACcggcgaagaagaagaagaggcgGCGTTCGAAGCGCGAGAGAAAATCCTCATCGTCGACGCGGACGGTCACCATTCAACCGAATCCATAGATTACGTACCGCCTTTCTCGTGGAAGAAACTCTGGTTATTTACCGGGCCGGGTTTTTTGATGAGCATAGCTTTTTTAGATCCGGGTAATTTAGAAGGGGATCTCCAAGCTGGAGCTATAGCTGGGTATAAATTGTTGTGGCTGTTAATGTGGGCAACTGTGATGGGATTGCTAATTCAGATGCTATCGGCGCGTGTTGGTGTGGCCACCGGAAAACACTTGGCGGAGCTGTGTAGAGAAGAGTATCCGAATTGGGCTAGGTTGATTCTGTGGTTCATGGCTGAGGTGGCACTTATTGGCGCTGATATACAAGAAGTTATCGGCAGTGCTATAGCCATTCATATCTTGAGTAATGGATTTCTTCCTCTGTGGGCTGGTGTTGTTATTACTGCTCTCGATTG ttttatgtttttgtttctaGAGAATTATGGAGTGAGGAAATTAGAAGCTGCTTTTGCTGTGCTTATTGCAACTATGGCTATCTCATTTGCTTGGATGTTTGCTGACACTAAACCCAGTGGAAAACAACTCATCATGG GTATTTTAATTCCAAGGCTTAGTTCGAAAACAATTCGGCAAGCTGTTGGGGTTGTAGGCTGTGTTATAATGCCTCACAATGTATTCTTGCATTCGGCTTTGGTACAGTCGAGAAAGATCGACCCTCAGAAGAAAGGTCGCGTCCAGGAGGCTCTAAATTACTACTTGATTGAGTCTTCCATTGCTCTTTTTATCTCCTTCATGATTAATTTGTTCGTCACAACTGTGTTTGCCAAGGGATTCTATGGCACTAAACAAGCTAATAGCATAGGACTAGTCAATGCGGGGCAGTATCTTCAGGAAAAATATGGAGGTGGCCATTTTCCAATTCTTTATATATGGGGTATTGGCTTGTTAGCAGCTGGGCAGAGTAGCACAATAACTGGTACATATGCTGGGCAGTTCATCATGGGAGGGTTTCTCAATCTTCGACTTAAGAAATGGTTAAGGGCATTGATAACACGAAGTTTTGCTATTGTGCCAACTATGATAGTAGCTCTTGTGTTTAACAAATCTGAAGCTTCGTTGGATATTTTGAACGAATGGCTAAATGTGCTTCAGTCCATACAGATCCCTTTTGCACTTATTCCCCTTCTTACTTTGGTGGCTAAAGAGCAAGTTATGGGGTCCTTCAAAATTACACCTATTTTCGAG AGGCTGGCATGGACCGTAGCTATCCTGGTTATGCTGATAAATGGATATTTGTTGCTTGATTTCTTCATATCTGAAGTTAAAGGACTGCTATTTGGATTTCTCGCCTGCACTGGCACAGTTGCATATGTATCATTTATTATATATCTTGTGTCACACGGAACCACTGTTTCTTCGACTTGGCTGAGCTTAGAACTATCGAAGAGGAATCCTTATGCTGGAAATTGA
- the LOC126665481 gene encoding uncharacterized protein LOC126665481 encodes MERKQGFFSALKEEVVRGLSPARTRSRAKSPVRSASPMSSLLRRRKGHRHGHGHHAAHPEPVIIPRSGSLRPTEALSPLKEGPDQDDGGDSRMEGRWGQWMKGQLSRAPSVASSTNACRRSDLRLLLGVLGAPLAPVHVSTTEPFPHLSIKDTPIETSSAQYILQQYTAASGGQRIQNSIRNAYAMGKVRMIASEFETANKVTKNRNSSKAAESGGFVLWQMNPDMWYVELALGGSKVHAGCNGKLVWRHTPWLGPHAAKGPVRPLRRALQGLDPRTTASMFTNARCIGEKKINEDDCFILKICADPTTLKARSEGPAEIIRHVLFGYFSQKTGLLVHIEDSHLTRIQNNGGDAVYWETTINSFLDDYRSVDGIMIAHSGRSVVTLFRFGDTAMSHTRTRMEEAWAIEEVAFNVPGLSMDCFIPPAELRFASMSETCELPQTQSQRAKPPAAAAAYRTKVASLDRSRDKSVSNNMWKPEV; translated from the exons ATGGAGAGAAAACAAGGGTTCTTTTCAGCGCTAAAAGAGGAGGTTGTTAGAGGTTTATCACCGGCGAGAACCAGGTCCAGAGCGAAAAGTCCGGTAAGGAGTGCGTCGCCAATGTCCAGCTTATTAAGGAGGAGAAAAGGACATAGACATGGACATGGACACCACGCGGCTCATCCAGAGCCGGTGATTATACCGAGATCGGGTAGTTTAAGACCGACTGAAGCTTTATCACCGTTAAAAGAAGGACCAGATCAAGACGACGGTGGAGATTCTAGAATGGAAGGGAGGTGGGGTCAGTGGATGAAAGGGCAGCTGTCTAGAGCACCGTCAGTTGCATCGTCGACTAATGCTTGTAGACGGTCCGATCTGAGATTGTTGCTTGGTGTACTTGGCGCACCGCTTGCTCCGGTGCACGTTAGCACTACTGAACCTTTTCCTCACCTGAGCATCAAAGATACTCCGATT GAAACTTCATCTGCTCAGTACATATTGCAGCAGTACACAGCAGCTTCAGGAGGGCAAAGGATTCAAAACTCCATCCGTAATGCTTATGCAATGGGAAAGGTGAGGATGATAGCTTCTGAGTTTGAAACTGCAAACAAGGTTACGAAGAATCGTAATTCTTCCAAAGCTGCGGAATCTGGTGGCTTTGTTCTGTGGCAAATGAACCCAGATATGTGGTACGTGGAGCTTGCACTAGGCGGTAGCAAGGTTCATGCCGGTTGCAACGGGAAACTTGTGTGGAGGCACACGCCTTGGCTTGGTCCACATGCTGCAAAAGGTCCTGTGAGACCATTGCGCCGTGCTCTTCAG GGCCTCGACCCAAGGACAACTGCAAGCATGTTTACCAATGCAAGGTGTATCGGGGAGAAGAAAATTAACGAAGATGACTGTTTTATCCTCAAGATATGTGCAGATCCTACAACTCTGAAGGCTAGGAGCGAAGGACCTGCAGAGATCATTAGGCACGTCTTATTCGGCTACTTCAGCCAGAAAACTGGGCTCCTAGTTCACATAGAGGATTCCCATTTGACTCGCATCCAAAATAATGGCGGTGATGCTGTGTACTGGGAAACCACAATCAATTCATTTCTTGATGATTATAGGTCCGTCGATGGCATCATGATCGCTCATTCGGGTCGTTCTGTCGTAACACTTTTCCGATTTGGTGACACAGCAATGAGCCACACTAGGACCAGAATGGAAGAAGCATGGGCTATTGAGGAAGTAGCATTCAATGTGCCAGGTTTGTCaatggattgttttattcctcCCGCAGAATTAAGATTTGCATCAATGAGTGAAACCTGCGAGCTACCTCAAACTCAGAGTCAGAGGGCAAAACCTCCTGCGGCTGCTGCAGCCTATCGCACGAAAGTCGCCTCATTGGATAGGTCTCGTGACAAATCTGTGAGCAATAACATGTGGAAGCCTGAGGTTTAG